From the genome of Dickeya aquatica, one region includes:
- the serB gene encoding phosphoserine phosphatase, which produces MSNRLTYSDLPDEINCWPNLPLSLSDDEVMPLDYRAGNTGWLMYGDVLDKYLLSRVQRRLDDPLVVVSAWSVEEYQVVRLAGTLTPRITKVAHDLGLDVAPMDNTPSLRAPGLLVMDMDSTAIQIECIDEIAKLAGTGEQVAEVTERAMRGELDFAASLRQRVGTLRGADANILRQVRDKLPLMPGLKTMVRQLQEAGWQLAIASGGFTYFADYLREELGLVAAVANEMGMRDGKLTGEVIGPIVDAQYKADTLHQLAEKLGIAPHQTLAIGDGANDLLMIKAAGLGIAYHAKPKVNQQSAVSIRHADLTGVLCILSGSLRHEKS; this is translated from the coding sequence ATGTCGAACCGTTTGACCTATAGCGATCTGCCCGATGAGATCAATTGTTGGCCAAATCTCCCGCTGTCACTCAGTGACGACGAAGTCATGCCGCTCGATTACCGCGCAGGCAATACTGGCTGGCTGATGTATGGCGACGTGCTCGATAAGTACCTGCTCTCCCGGGTTCAGCGCCGTCTGGATGACCCGCTGGTCGTGGTCAGCGCCTGGAGCGTGGAAGAGTATCAGGTCGTCAGGCTGGCTGGTACGCTGACGCCGCGTATCACCAAAGTCGCACACGACCTTGGGCTGGATGTCGCACCGATGGATAACACCCCCAGCCTGCGCGCACCGGGCCTGCTGGTCATGGACATGGATTCCACCGCCATTCAAATCGAGTGCATTGATGAAATCGCCAAACTGGCTGGCACCGGCGAGCAGGTGGCGGAAGTGACCGAGCGCGCCATGCGTGGCGAGCTGGATTTTGCCGCCAGCCTGCGTCAGCGTGTCGGCACCCTGCGCGGGGCCGATGCCAATATCCTGCGCCAGGTTCGCGATAAACTGCCGCTAATGCCGGGGCTGAAAACCATGGTCAGGCAGTTGCAGGAAGCAGGCTGGCAATTGGCTATCGCCTCCGGTGGTTTTACCTATTTTGCCGACTACCTGCGTGAAGAGCTGGGGCTGGTCGCCGCTGTCGCCAATGAAATGGGGATGCGTGACGGTAAACTGACCGGTGAAGTGATTGGCCCGATTGTCGATGCACAATATAAAGCTGATACCCTGCACCAGCTGGCGGAAAAACTCGGTATTGCCCCACATCAGACCCTCGCCATTGGCGATGGAGCCAATGACCTGCTGATGATCAAAGCCGCCGGACTGGGCATTGCCTATCACGCCAAGCCCAAGGTAAATCAACAAAGCGCGGTCAGCATTCGTCACGCCGACCTGACCGGGGTACTGTGTATTCTGAGCGGCAGTCTGCGGCACGAAAAAAGCTAA
- a CDS encoding CsbD family protein: MNLDIVIGRWKQWKGGLWALWADYVDSESAWLAGNHDFLAGVMQEYYGKSQDKVSLEDDRLH, encoded by the coding sequence TTGAATCTGGATATCGTTATTGGTCGCTGGAAGCAGTGGAAAGGCGGGTTGTGGGCACTGTGGGCCGACTACGTTGATAGCGAGTCGGCCTGGCTTGCTGGCAACCACGATTTTCTGGCCGGTGTGATGCAGGAATATTACGGAAAATCACAAGACAAGGTATCCTTAGAGGATGACAGGCTGCACTGA
- the prfC gene encoding peptide chain release factor 3, whose amino-acid sequence MSPSEYAREVAKRRTFAIISHPDAGKTTITEKVLLFGQAIQVAGTVKGRGSNQHAKSDWMEMEKQRGISITTSVMQFPYRECLVNLLDTPGHEDFSEDTYRTLTAVDCCLMVIDAAKGVEDRTRKLMEVTRLRDTPILTFMNKLDRDIRDPMEVLDEVERELSIACAPITWPIGCGKLFKGVYHLYKDETYLYQSGMGHTIQDVRIVKGLDNPELDDAVGEDLAAQLRDELELVKGASHEFEQQAFLSGELTPVFFGTALGNFGVDHMLDGLVSWAPAPMPRQTDVRAVSAGEEKFSGFVFKIQANMDPKHRDRVAFMRVVSGRYEKGMKLRQVRIGKDVVISDALTFMAGDRSHVEEAYPGDIIGLHNHGTIQIGDTFTQGEDLKFTGIPNFAPELFRRIRLRDPLKQKQLLKGLVQLSEEGAVQVFRPLINNDLIVGAVGVLQFDVVVARLKTEYNVEAVYESVNVSTARWVECNDVKKFEEFKRKNELHLALDGGDNLTYVAPTMVNLNLTQERYPDVKFHKTREH is encoded by the coding sequence ATGTCTCCAAGTGAATACGCACGCGAAGTCGCCAAACGCCGGACATTCGCCATTATTTCTCACCCCGACGCCGGTAAAACCACCATCACTGAAAAAGTGTTGCTGTTCGGACAGGCCATTCAGGTCGCCGGAACGGTGAAAGGGCGTGGCTCTAACCAGCATGCCAAATCAGACTGGATGGAAATGGAAAAGCAACGTGGTATCTCGATTACTACCTCGGTGATGCAGTTTCCCTACCGCGAATGTCTGGTCAACCTGCTTGATACGCCGGGGCACGAAGATTTCTCGGAAGATACCTACCGCACGCTGACTGCCGTTGACTGCTGCCTGATGGTGATCGACGCGGCCAAAGGGGTAGAAGATCGTACCCGTAAGCTGATGGAGGTCACGCGTCTGCGCGATACGCCGATCCTGACGTTTATGAACAAGCTCGACCGTGATATTCGTGACCCGATGGAAGTGCTCGACGAGGTTGAGCGCGAGCTGAGTATCGCCTGTGCGCCTATTACCTGGCCGATCGGCTGCGGCAAGCTGTTCAAGGGCGTCTACCACCTCTATAAAGATGAAACTTATTTGTATCAGAGCGGTATGGGCCACACGATTCAGGACGTGCGCATCGTCAAAGGGTTAGATAACCCGGAACTGGATGATGCGGTGGGTGAAGACCTGGCCGCACAACTGCGTGATGAACTGGAACTGGTGAAAGGTGCCTCTCACGAGTTTGAGCAACAGGCATTTCTGAGCGGTGAATTGACGCCGGTGTTCTTTGGTACGGCGCTGGGTAACTTTGGCGTTGACCACATGCTTGACGGTCTGGTGTCGTGGGCACCCGCCCCGATGCCGCGTCAGACGGATGTGCGTGCGGTCAGTGCCGGGGAAGAGAAGTTCAGCGGTTTTGTGTTTAAAATTCAGGCAAATATGGACCCGAAACACCGCGACCGCGTGGCATTTATGCGCGTGGTATCAGGCCGCTATGAAAAGGGCATGAAGCTGCGCCAGGTCCGTATTGGTAAAGATGTGGTGATTTCGGATGCCCTGACCTTCATGGCGGGTGACCGCTCCCATGTGGAAGAGGCGTATCCGGGTGACATCATCGGTTTGCATAACCACGGCACCATTCAGATTGGTGATACGTTCACGCAGGGTGAAGATCTGAAATTCACCGGTATCCCCAACTTTGCGCCAGAACTGTTTCGTCGTATTCGCCTGCGTGACCCGCTCAAGCAAAAACAGTTGCTCAAAGGGCTGGTACAGCTTTCTGAAGAGGGGGCCGTGCAGGTGTTCCGCCCGCTAATCAATAACGACTTGATCGTCGGTGCCGTCGGGGTGTTGCAGTTTGACGTGGTGGTTGCGCGCCTGAAAACCGAATACAACGTGGAAGCGGTGTATGAATCGGTCAACGTTTCCACCGCGCGTTGGGTGGAATGCAATGATGTGAAGAAATTTGAAGAGTTCAAGCGCAAAAATGAGCTGCATTTAGCGCTGGATGGTGGCGATAACCTGACTTATGTTGCGCCCACGATGGTGAACCTGAATCTGACGCAGGAACGCTATCCAGACGTGAAATTCCACAAAACCCGCGAGCACTAA
- a CDS encoding YecA/YgfB family protein → MSIQNTLPGYEAIDQLLHQHQVALTAAEMHGLISGMLCGGNHDESWKTLTVELTNDGLSFPQALSQPLQQLYQATRDTLEEEGFLFQLFLPDDTQEEVSVFDRADALAGWVNHFLLGLGVVQPNLGKLKGEIKEAIDDLRNIAQLGYDEDEDKEELAQSLEEIIEYVRVAAIMCHNEFIRPVMAVPPEKPKPTLH, encoded by the coding sequence ATGTCCATACAGAATACACTCCCCGGCTACGAAGCCATCGACCAGTTGTTACACCAGCATCAGGTTGCCCTGACGGCCGCTGAAATGCACGGCCTGATAAGCGGCATGCTGTGCGGCGGCAACCATGATGAGAGCTGGAAGACATTAACCGTTGAACTGACCAATGATGGCCTGTCATTCCCGCAAGCGCTGTCGCAGCCCTTACAGCAGTTGTATCAGGCCACGCGCGATACGCTGGAAGAAGAGGGTTTTTTGTTTCAGTTATTCTTGCCAGATGACACGCAAGAAGAGGTCAGTGTGTTTGATCGCGCCGATGCGCTGGCCGGTTGGGTTAACCATTTCCTGCTCGGTCTGGGCGTCGTACAGCCTAACCTTGGCAAACTGAAAGGCGAGATTAAAGAAGCCATTGATGATCTTCGTAATATTGCCCAGTTAGGTTACGACGAAGACGAAGACAAAGAAGAGCTGGCACAATCTCTGGAAGAGATTATCGAGTACGTGCGGGTCGCGGCCATCATGTGCCATAACGAATTTATTCGCCCGGTGATGGCTGTTCCGCCGGAAAAACCCAAACCGACGTTACATTAA
- a CDS encoding TatD family hydrolase — MAATRLVDTHCHFDFPLFADDANASLARAAQAGVHHLIVPAVAEQHFERVLTLSQRWPALYAALGLHPLYIAQHQESHLACLAQRLAQPHPRLVAVGEIGLDLYMPQPQIERQKAFLGAQLMLAARHDLPVILHSRRSHDLLAHLLRRHPVPRTGVIHGFAGSYEQAMVFIRLGYYIGVGGTITYPRANKTRQAISRLPLDRLLLETDAPDMPVCGFQGQPNRPERIVSVFAALCELRAEWPEVIAGTLLANTLRLFAGMSPPAGME, encoded by the coding sequence ATGGCAGCCACCAGGCTGGTGGATACCCACTGCCATTTTGATTTTCCGCTGTTTGCTGATGATGCAAACGCCAGCCTCGCCCGAGCGGCGCAGGCCGGTGTGCATCACCTGATTGTCCCCGCCGTTGCCGAACAGCATTTTGAACGGGTACTGACGCTCAGTCAGCGCTGGCCTGCGTTATATGCCGCCCTCGGTTTGCATCCGCTGTATATTGCCCAACATCAGGAATCTCATCTGGCCTGTCTGGCACAACGGTTGGCGCAGCCTCACCCCCGGCTGGTGGCAGTGGGTGAAATCGGGTTAGATCTGTATATGCCGCAGCCGCAGATTGAGCGGCAAAAAGCCTTTCTTGGCGCACAGTTAATGCTGGCTGCACGCCACGATCTGCCGGTGATTTTGCACTCGCGCCGCAGCCACGATCTGCTGGCACATCTGCTGCGCCGTCATCCGGTTCCTCGTACCGGTGTTATCCACGGTTTTGCGGGCAGCTATGAACAGGCCATGGTGTTTATCCGGCTGGGCTATTACATCGGTGTCGGCGGGACAATTACCTACCCGCGCGCCAATAAAACCCGTCAGGCCATCTCTCGTCTGCCCCTTGACCGGCTGTTACTGGAAACCGACGCACCGGATATGCCGGTATGCGGTTTTCAGGGGCAACCGAATCGCCCGGAGCGCATTGTCTCGGTGTTTGCCGCACTGTGTGAGTTACGTGCGGAGTGGCCGGAGGTGATTGCCGGAACCTTGTTGGCCAACACCTTGCGACTGTTTGCCGGGATGTCGCCGCCTGCCGGGATGGAGTGA
- the zapA gene encoding cell division protein ZapA, with translation MSAQPVDIQIFGRSLRVNCPPEQQDALNQAAEDLNQRLLDLKVRTRVTNTEQLVFIAALNVCHELAQERLKTRDYAANMEQRIRMLQQTIEQALLEQGRITERQGAQFE, from the coding sequence ATGTCTGCACAACCGGTAGATATTCAGATTTTTGGCCGTTCGTTAAGAGTGAATTGTCCGCCAGAACAGCAGGATGCGCTGAATCAGGCGGCAGAAGATCTTAACCAGCGGTTGCTCGACCTCAAGGTGCGTACACGGGTGACGAACACCGAACAACTGGTGTTTATTGCCGCGCTGAATGTGTGCCATGAACTGGCGCAAGAGCGGTTGAAAACCCGTGATTACGCTGCCAATATGGAGCAGCGCATCCGTATGTTGCAGCAGACGATTGAACAGGCGTTGCTGGAACAGGGACGTATTACCGAGCGTCAGGGCGCGCAATTTGAGTAG
- a CDS encoding 5-formyltetrahydrofolate cyclo-ligase, with translation MNSASASSDSGINISLLRQQIRQQVRAQRRSLSPQQQREFAHQAADRVMAHPRVASASRVALFLSFDGELDTQPLIAALWQQQKQVYLPVLHPFCAGHLLFLRYSEHTELVRNRLKIEEPRLDVRHVLPVWQLDVLITPLVAFDARGQRLGMGGGFYDRTLQHWRTHGPYPIGLAHDCQQVAELPVASWDIPLPEVITPSRYWRWSAEPE, from the coding sequence ATGAACTCAGCCAGTGCTTCTTCCGATTCCGGTATTAATATCTCTTTGTTACGCCAGCAGATTCGCCAGCAGGTGCGGGCGCAGCGGCGCAGCTTAAGTCCACAGCAACAACGCGAGTTTGCCCATCAGGCGGCTGACCGGGTGATGGCCCATCCGCGAGTGGCGTCGGCCAGCCGGGTCGCGCTGTTTTTGTCGTTTGATGGTGAGCTTGATACCCAGCCATTGATCGCCGCGCTGTGGCAGCAACAAAAACAGGTCTACCTGCCGGTGTTGCATCCATTTTGTGCCGGACACCTGCTGTTTTTGCGCTATAGCGAACACACCGAACTGGTGCGAAACCGTCTGAAAATAGAAGAGCCCCGGCTGGATGTGCGCCATGTGCTGCCGGTCTGGCAGTTGGATGTGTTGATCACACCGCTGGTGGCGTTTGATGCCCGCGGCCAGCGGCTTGGTATGGGTGGCGGGTTTTATGACAGAACCTTACAGCACTGGCGTACTCACGGGCCTTACCCTATCGGGCTGGCGCACGATTGCCAGCAGGTAGCAGAGCTCCCCGTCGCAAGCTGGGATATTCCATTGCCGGAAGTGATAACCCCCTCCCGCTACTGGCGCTGGTCTGCCGAACCTGAGTGA
- the osmY gene encoding molecular chaperone OsmY: MNPIRRSCWLGAVMLTVALPLLPARAEQRATAQWAAESVGQKIDRSITLVAEFVDDSTLTAQVKGALLQDETIDGNDIAVSTEAGVVSLNGVVSHPQMVVRAVKIATQIPGVKSVINQLQVKSDDVAQSRSQSIGEYTDDALTTSAVKAKLLADSQVPSRHVKVETHDGIVLLSGQVTSQQQADRAEAIARAVSGVKRVKNVLTVKP, translated from the coding sequence ATGAATCCCATCAGAAGATCATGTTGGCTGGGCGCAGTGATGTTAACGGTTGCCCTGCCTCTTTTACCGGCACGGGCGGAACAGAGGGCAACCGCACAGTGGGCTGCGGAAAGTGTAGGCCAAAAAATAGACCGCTCGATTACCCTGGTGGCTGAATTTGTGGATGACAGCACGTTGACGGCGCAGGTGAAAGGCGCATTGCTGCAAGATGAAACGATTGACGGTAATGATATCGCTGTCTCGACAGAGGCCGGGGTTGTGTCGCTAAATGGCGTCGTGAGTCATCCACAGATGGTTGTGCGTGCAGTAAAGATTGCTACCCAGATACCCGGTGTGAAGTCTGTCATCAATCAGTTGCAGGTCAAAAGTGACGATGTTGCACAATCTCGCAGCCAGTCAATAGGGGAATACACGGATGACGCGCTGACGACCAGTGCCGTCAAAGCCAAATTGCTGGCTGACAGCCAGGTGCCCTCACGTCATGTGAAGGTTGAAACCCATGATGGCATTGTGTTGCTCAGCGGGCAGGTTACCAGTCAACAGCAAGCAGATAGGGCAGAGGCTATTGCCAGGGCCGTTAGCGGTGTAAAACGGGTCAAGAATGTGCTGACGGTAAAACCTTAA
- the radA gene encoding DNA repair protein RadA: MAKAVKRAFVCNECGADYPRWQGQCSACHAWNTITEVRLAAAASTSSRSDRFSGYAGDSGSVSRVQKLADISLEALPRFSTGFLEFDRVLGGGVVPGSAILIGGNPGAGKSTLLLQTLCKLAEQMKTLYVTGEESLQQVAMRAHRLGLPAQHINMLSETSIEQICLIAEQEQPRLMVIDSIQVMHLADIQSSPGSVAQVRETAAYLTRFAKTRGVAIIMVGHVTKDGSLAGPKVLEHCIDCSVLLDGDGDSRFRTLRSHKNRFGAVNELGVFAMTEQGLREVSNPSAIFLSRGDEITSGSSVMVVWEGTRPLLVEIQALVDHSMMANPRRVAVGLEQNRLAILLAVLHRHGGLQMADQDVFVNVVGGVKVTETSADLALLLSLVSSFRARPLPQDLVVFGEVGLAGEIRPVPSGQERITEAAKHGFKRAIVPFANMPKKPPANMQVMGVKKLSDALAILEEW, from the coding sequence ATGGCCAAAGCCGTCAAACGCGCGTTTGTCTGCAATGAATGCGGGGCCGACTACCCACGCTGGCAGGGCCAGTGCAGCGCCTGTCATGCCTGGAACACGATTACCGAAGTGCGCCTTGCCGCTGCCGCAAGCACCTCATCACGCAGTGACCGCTTCTCCGGTTATGCCGGGGACAGTGGCAGTGTGAGCCGGGTGCAAAAACTCGCGGACATCAGCCTGGAAGCTCTGCCGCGTTTCTCCACCGGCTTTCTGGAGTTCGACCGGGTGCTGGGCGGTGGCGTGGTGCCAGGCAGTGCCATCCTCATCGGTGGTAACCCCGGTGCCGGTAAAAGTACGCTGTTGCTGCAAACGTTATGCAAACTCGCCGAACAGATGAAAACGCTGTATGTCACCGGCGAAGAATCGCTCCAGCAGGTGGCGATGCGCGCTCACCGCCTCGGCCTGCCTGCACAGCACATCAACATGCTCTCTGAAACCAGTATCGAGCAAATTTGCCTGATTGCCGAACAAGAGCAACCCAGGCTGATGGTCATCGACTCCATTCAGGTGATGCATCTGGCGGATATTCAGTCCTCTCCCGGCAGCGTGGCGCAAGTACGTGAAACCGCCGCCTACCTGACGCGTTTTGCCAAAACCCGCGGTGTGGCCATTATCATGGTCGGCCATGTGACGAAGGACGGCTCACTGGCGGGCCCTAAAGTGCTGGAACACTGCATTGACTGCTCCGTGCTGCTCGACGGCGACGGCGATTCCCGTTTTCGCACTCTGCGCAGCCACAAAAACCGCTTTGGTGCGGTGAATGAACTGGGGGTTTTCGCCATGACCGAGCAAGGCCTGCGGGAAGTCAGTAATCCTTCGGCCATTTTTCTCAGCCGGGGCGATGAAATCACCTCAGGCAGTTCGGTGATGGTAGTCTGGGAGGGCACCCGCCCGCTGCTGGTCGAGATTCAGGCGCTGGTCGATCACTCGATGATGGCCAACCCACGCCGGGTGGCGGTCGGGCTGGAACAAAACCGGCTGGCGATTTTACTGGCGGTGCTGCACCGCCACGGTGGCCTGCAAATGGCCGATCAGGATGTATTCGTCAACGTGGTCGGCGGCGTGAAAGTGACTGAAACCAGCGCGGATCTGGCGCTGCTGCTGTCGCTGGTGTCGAGTTTTCGCGCCCGCCCCCTGCCACAGGATTTGGTGGTGTTTGGCGAGGTGGGGCTGGCTGGCGAAATTCGCCCGGTGCCAAGCGGTCAGGAGCGCATCACGGAGGCGGCAAAACATGGCTTTAAACGTGCTATCGTGCCGTTTGCCAACATGCCCAAAAAACCCCCTGCCAACATGCAGGTGATGGGGGTGAAAAAACTATCAGATGCGCTGGCAATCCTTGAAGAGTGGTAA
- a CDS encoding YtjB family periplasmic protein, giving the protein MVRARIKFRLHRTAIVLICLALLVVLLQGASYFSLSHQMARSEQVDELARTLARQVAFSLAPLMEGNGDNSARIEETLRQLTDNNRILDAALYQQDGTLLARAGEQITVRDRLALDGSRAGSYFNHQLVEPVNSKEGPLGFLRITLDTHVLATEARQVDNTTNILRLMIMMALAIGIILARTLLQHHRSRWQQSPYLLTANAPMQEDEPANDGEPVTPDSDNTRKN; this is encoded by the coding sequence ATGGTTCGGGCCCGGATAAAATTTCGCTTACATCGTACGGCTATTGTGCTTATCTGTCTGGCGCTGCTGGTGGTGTTATTGCAGGGCGCGTCCTACTTTAGCCTTAGCCATCAAATGGCGCGCTCCGAGCAGGTTGATGAACTGGCCCGCACGCTGGCGCGTCAGGTGGCATTTAGCCTGGCTCCGTTAATGGAGGGCAATGGTGATAACAGCGCCAGAATTGAAGAGACGCTGCGCCAGCTTACAGATAACAACCGGATCCTTGATGCCGCGCTCTATCAGCAGGACGGTACACTTCTGGCGCGCGCCGGTGAGCAAATCACGGTGCGTGACCGGCTGGCGCTCGATGGCAGCCGGGCGGGCAGCTATTTCAACCACCAATTGGTTGAGCCGGTCAACAGCAAAGAGGGGCCGCTAGGTTTCTTGCGCATTACGCTCGATACCCATGTGCTGGCAACCGAAGCGCGTCAGGTGGATAACACCACCAATATCCTGCGTTTGATGATCATGATGGCGCTGGCCATCGGTATCATTCTGGCCCGTACGCTGTTGCAGCACCACCGCTCCCGCTGGCAGCAGTCACCTTATCTGCTGACGGCCAATGCGCCAATGCAGGAGGATGAACCGGCTAACGATGGTGAGCCTGTGACACCGGATAGCGATAACACTCGCAAAAACTGA
- a CDS encoding 4'-phosphopantetheinyl transferase family protein, translating into MFSLFISNIEWLTFSMPGSKRTYPGYCARCHFDVAAYHEGLFLHTGIAMPAEVRRSVPKRQAEYLAGRYLAKNVLARFNIHGHVLASSADRAPVWPAGMAGSISHNADHVLCAVHRCDSRVCGVGLDIETWMNESRADSLWPGIVDDMEYDWLHSQAPLGFAQMLTLNFSAKESLFKALYPQVKCYFDFLDARMIALDTTQQSFTLQLRSSLSSDYPAGRCFAGRYLWRERDITTFLFV; encoded by the coding sequence ATGTTCTCTTTATTTATCAGCAATATTGAGTGGCTGACGTTTTCAATGCCCGGCAGCAAGCGCACTTATCCTGGGTATTGTGCCCGCTGTCATTTTGATGTGGCGGCCTACCACGAAGGGCTGTTCTTGCACACCGGTATTGCGATGCCTGCTGAGGTGCGGCGTTCTGTGCCAAAGCGTCAGGCAGAGTATCTTGCCGGGCGCTATCTGGCAAAAAATGTGCTGGCACGTTTTAATATTCATGGACATGTGCTGGCCAGCAGCGCCGATCGCGCCCCGGTATGGCCTGCGGGGATGGCGGGTTCCATCAGCCACAATGCAGACCACGTCCTGTGCGCGGTACACCGCTGCGATAGCCGGGTGTGTGGCGTCGGGCTGGATATTGAAACCTGGATGAATGAATCCCGTGCTGACAGCCTGTGGCCCGGTATCGTCGATGACATGGAGTATGACTGGCTGCACAGCCAGGCCCCGCTGGGGTTTGCCCAGATGCTGACACTGAATTTTTCTGCCAAAGAGAGCCTGTTTAAGGCGCTCTACCCACAGGTGAAGTGCTATTTCGATTTTCTTGATGCCCGCATGATTGCCCTGGACACCACACAGCAGAGTTTTACGTTACAACTGCGCTCATCCCTGTCGTCAGATTACCCTGCCGGGCGCTGTTTTGCCGGGCGCTATCTGTGGCGTGAGCGTGACATCACCACCTTTTTATTTGTCTGA
- the nadR gene encoding multifunctional transcriptional regulator/nicotinamide-nucleotide adenylyltransferase/ribosylnicotinamide kinase NadR, with the protein MSPYDYLKTAIRQKGCTLQQVADAAGMTKGYLSQLLNAKIKSPSAQKLESLHRFLGLEFPYQQKSIGVVFGKFYPLHTGHIYLIQRACSQVDELHVVLGYDEPRDRLLFEHSSMSQQPTVSDRLRWLLQTFKYQKNIHIHAFNEQGMEPYPHGWDVWSRGIKQFMAEKGIDPRYVYTSEEQDAAQYREHLGIDTVLIDPKRSFMNISGAQIRNDPFRYWEYIPTEVKPFFVRTVAILGGESSGKSTLVNKLANMFNTTSAWEYGRDYVFSHLGGDEMALQYSDYDKIALGQAQYIDFAVKYANKVAFIDTDFITTQAFCKKYEGREHPFVQALVEEYRFDLVILLENNTPWVADGLRSLGSSADRKAFQDVLKAMLAENNVPYVHVTESDYDSRFLRCVELVQQLLGHERQIPNT; encoded by the coding sequence ATGTCTCCCTACGATTACCTGAAAACCGCCATCAGACAAAAAGGCTGTACCCTGCAACAGGTGGCCGATGCCGCAGGCATGACCAAAGGCTACCTGAGCCAGTTGCTAAATGCCAAAATCAAAAGCCCCAGCGCGCAAAAGCTTGAGTCATTACACCGCTTTTTGGGGCTGGAGTTTCCCTATCAGCAAAAGAGTATTGGCGTGGTATTCGGTAAGTTCTACCCATTGCACACCGGCCATATTTACTTGATCCAGCGCGCCTGTAGCCAGGTAGACGAACTGCATGTCGTGCTGGGCTATGATGAGCCGCGTGACCGCCTGCTGTTTGAACACAGCTCCATGTCACAACAGCCAACCGTGAGCGACCGCCTGCGCTGGTTGCTGCAAACGTTTAAATATCAAAAAAATATTCATATTCACGCGTTTAACGAGCAGGGCATGGAGCCGTATCCGCACGGCTGGGATGTCTGGAGCCGTGGCATCAAGCAATTCATGGCAGAAAAAGGCATCGACCCGCGCTACGTCTACACCAGCGAAGAGCAAGATGCGGCGCAATACCGCGAGCATCTGGGCATCGACACCGTACTGATCGACCCGAAACGATCGTTCATGAACATCAGCGGTGCGCAGATCCGCAACGATCCGTTCCGCTACTGGGAATACATCCCGACCGAGGTCAAACCGTTCTTTGTGCGCACCGTGGCGATTTTGGGCGGCGAGTCGAGCGGTAAATCGACGCTGGTCAACAAACTGGCGAACATGTTCAACACCACCAGCGCCTGGGAATATGGCCGCGATTATGTGTTTTCCCATCTGGGCGGCGATGAAATGGCGCTCCAGTATTCCGATTACGACAAAATCGCCCTGGGGCAAGCTCAGTACATTGATTTTGCAGTGAAATACGCGAATAAAGTGGCGTTCATCGATACCGATTTCATTACCACGCAGGCGTTTTGCAAAAAATACGAAGGTCGTGAACACCCCTTTGTGCAGGCGCTGGTTGAAGAGTACCGTTTTGATCTGGTGATTTTGCTGGAAAATAACACGCCCTGGGTGGCTGACGGCTTACGCAGCCTCGGCAGCTCAGCGGATCGCAAAGCCTTTCAGGATGTACTCAAGGCGATGCTGGCAGAAAACAACGTGCCCTATGTTCATGTGACCGAATCAGACTATGACAGCCGCTTTCTGCGTTGCGTCGAGCTGGTGCAACAGTTACTCGGCCATGAGCGGCAGATCCCGAATACCTGA